In bacterium, a single window of DNA contains:
- a CDS encoding sulfatase-like hydrolase/transferase — protein sequence MIKKGIILALSVGLIDAHLGLPDSRNVFGLNTFLPIVTTSIFVFLIYMVSYYTLGLIFIRFINLKAEAVSVSLALLLGPALLLASLRLSIPGSLGLNSFQLIVPILIVLVGSIAVYFASQRILQNDVNRNRARVFAIVVPLVLMELLVMRLVMKAEQLGRSPLILAASLIILLTLGVLYRFRETKLPERSLYCFTAMIFAGFFLSLLLVREPKRKSVPEQHANQKIKQIVLITIDTLRADAVSAKNTPNIYRLAADGVLFENGFSESPWTLPAITSIMTGVSPLVHRAVQVDSQVPPELPTLAEFMSRAGFYTSAIGRNLNLVEKLSRGFVTYDFFPRTRIEGLGGFLLNTLLSQSGSTDASTSDLTRLAERWMNENSNKHFFFWLHYFDPHMPYAPPARFQPPEAAPRRIGKKFQNSFIQNIRLGFFVPDKNERLWIKELYLGEVRYVDEQIGQLMNTMKLKGVYDQSLIILTSDHGEEFWEHDSFAHAHTLYNELLRVPLVVKMPGSPFKGKITQSVATTALLPTILELCGIRFNPDLFSSGSFSKLLASAGSVPEEPVVGGGLLFYGDKVSVQYAGTKYVRDLITDREELFDLVVDPQEQIPVDTDSSEQLQAGRNLFEENLKSAARLQARHRISIPQKKKLDQETEEMLRSLGYIQ from the coding sequence ATGATAAAAAAGGGCATCATCCTGGCCCTGTCCGTTGGGCTGATCGATGCGCACCTTGGCTTGCCTGATAGTCGCAACGTTTTCGGCCTGAATACATTCTTGCCGATCGTCACAACATCAATTTTTGTTTTCCTGATCTACATGGTTTCTTATTACACACTTGGCCTGATCTTCATCAGATTTATTAATTTGAAAGCCGAAGCTGTTTCTGTTTCCCTGGCTTTATTGCTGGGCCCGGCGCTTTTACTTGCTTCGTTGCGTCTGTCAATTCCAGGTTCGCTGGGACTCAATTCGTTCCAACTGATCGTTCCTATCCTTATTGTGCTGGTCGGCTCCATAGCCGTTTATTTCGCGTCTCAAAGAATTCTACAGAACGACGTAAATCGTAATCGCGCAAGAGTTTTTGCAATCGTTGTTCCACTGGTGCTGATGGAGTTGCTTGTAATGAGGTTGGTGATGAAAGCGGAACAATTGGGTCGATCACCTCTTATTCTTGCCGCTTCTTTGATCATACTCTTGACTCTTGGCGTGCTTTACCGGTTCCGCGAAACGAAGTTGCCTGAACGCTCCTTGTACTGTTTTACAGCAATGATTTTCGCTGGTTTCTTTCTCTCCTTATTGCTGGTCCGCGAACCGAAAAGAAAAAGTGTTCCAGAGCAACACGCAAATCAGAAGATCAAACAAATCGTGCTGATCACGATCGATACTCTTCGAGCGGACGCTGTTTCTGCTAAAAACACACCGAACATCTATCGTCTTGCGGCAGACGGCGTTCTTTTTGAAAATGGATTTTCGGAATCTCCCTGGACTCTTCCAGCAATTACATCCATCATGACAGGTGTTTCTCCTTTGGTGCATCGCGCTGTCCAGGTGGATTCACAGGTGCCTCCTGAACTCCCCACACTTGCCGAATTTATGAGCAGGGCAGGATTTTATACTTCAGCAATCGGCAGAAATCTAAATCTGGTTGAGAAACTTTCACGTGGGTTTGTGACTTATGATTTCTTTCCCAGGACAAGGATCGAGGGTCTGGGAGGATTCTTGCTAAATACTTTGCTTTCTCAGTCCGGAAGTACCGACGCTTCCACTTCGGACTTGACAAGACTGGCGGAAAGGTGGATGAACGAGAACAGTAACAAACACTTTTTTTTCTGGCTTCACTACTTTGATCCTCATATGCCTTATGCTCCTCCCGCGCGGTTTCAACCACCGGAAGCCGCTCCCAGAAGGATTGGGAAAAAATTTCAAAATTCATTCATACAAAATATCCGGTTAGGCTTTTTCGTGCCGGACAAGAATGAGCGCCTTTGGATCAAGGAACTGTATTTAGGCGAAGTTCGTTACGTTGATGAACAGATTGGTCAGCTGATGAATACGATGAAACTAAAAGGCGTGTACGACCAGTCTTTGATTATCCTAACCAGCGATCACGGAGAAGAATTTTGGGAGCATGATAGTTTTGCCCACGCGCATACTCTGTACAATGAGCTTCTAAGAGTTCCTCTCGTAGTTAAAATGCCCGGATCACCTTTCAAGGGGAAGATTACGCAAAGTGTAGCAACTACAGCGCTGCTTCCCACCATTTTGGAACTTTGCGGAATCAGATTCAACCCGGATCTCTTTTCTTCCGGTTCTTTTTCGAAATTGCTGGCATCGGCCGGTTCCGTTCCGGAAGAACCGGTTGTTGGCGGGGGATTGCTGTTTTATGGTGATAAAGTATCGGTCCAGTATGCGGGGACGAAGTATGTCAGGGACCTCATCACGGATCGTGAGGAACTCTTTGATTTGGTGGTTGATC